The Thaumasiovibrio subtropicus genome window below encodes:
- a CDS encoding DUF1456 family protein: MTNNEILRRIQHALNLKNAQIIKAFEQAGLNIAHDKVLNWLKSDNDKSCVKIKDKELATFLNGYINLKRGKKEGEQPQPEKTLTNNMIFMKLRIALNMKAEDVLDVLEVVGVSLSKYEIGAYFRKPSNKNYKPCEDQLLCHFLDGVQFSHRPDSEAFTD, translated from the coding sequence GTGACTAACAACGAAATACTGCGTCGTATTCAACACGCCTTAAACCTCAAAAATGCCCAAATAATCAAAGCCTTTGAACAAGCAGGTCTCAATATCGCTCACGATAAGGTATTGAACTGGTTAAAAAGCGATAATGACAAATCATGCGTGAAGATAAAAGATAAGGAACTCGCAACTTTCCTCAACGGGTATATCAACTTAAAGCGTGGTAAAAAGGAAGGCGAACAACCGCAGCCAGAAAAAACACTCACAAACAACATGATTTTCATGAAGTTACGCATTGCGCTTAACATGAAAGCGGAAGATGTACTGGATGTATTGGAAGTCGTTGGCGTTAGTTTAAGTAAATACGAAATAGGGGCATACTTTCGCAAACCAAGCAACAAAAACTACAAGCCATGCGAAGATCAGTTACTGTGTCACTTTTTAGATGGCGTACAGTTTTCACACCGACCTGACTCAGAAGCATTCACTGACTAG
- a CDS encoding DEAD/DEAH box helicase, which produces MTDNTQQATFANLGLIPTLVERLVELEYHQPTPIQLQAIPHILAGKDMVGGANTGSGKTAAFALPILQQILQQDTPRRRGNFVSHLILVPTRELAAQVASNVKSYSYHLREQIKTVAVFGGVSVNPQMQLLRGGCDIIVATPGRLLDLVSSNAIKLDRVKTLVLDEADRMLSLGFTEELNNILALLPEQKQTLLFSATFPDKVTTLAKHLLSDPVDVQLQSAEESTLVQRVFSVNKGEKTAVLAHLIKQHQWRQTLIFVNAKNACNHLAQKLSKRGITAEVFHGDKGQGARTRVLDGFKSGEIQVLIATDIAARGLDIEKLPVVINFDLPRSPADYMHRIGRSGRAGEVGLGLSLIDYDDYHHFKVIEKKNKFRLEREQVAGFEVDDDQSEAYFLPMRPQPAPAGTGKKKKKKRNQLEM; this is translated from the coding sequence ATGACAGATAACACACAGCAAGCGACATTTGCCAATCTGGGATTGATTCCAACACTCGTCGAGCGATTAGTCGAGTTAGAATACCACCAACCAACGCCGATTCAACTTCAAGCGATTCCTCATATCCTTGCAGGGAAGGATATGGTGGGTGGCGCGAATACGGGCTCTGGTAAAACGGCGGCGTTTGCATTGCCAATTCTGCAACAGATTCTTCAGCAAGACACCCCTCGTCGTCGTGGCAATTTTGTCTCTCATCTCATTTTAGTACCCACACGGGAGCTAGCCGCACAAGTCGCTTCTAACGTTAAGTCTTACTCTTATCATCTTCGAGAGCAGATTAAAACGGTCGCGGTATTTGGTGGTGTGTCAGTGAACCCACAAATGCAGTTACTGCGTGGTGGATGTGACATCATTGTGGCGACACCGGGTCGGTTGCTTGATCTGGTCTCCAGTAATGCGATTAAGTTAGACCGTGTCAAAACACTGGTTCTTGATGAAGCTGATCGCATGTTGAGTCTAGGCTTCACGGAAGAGCTCAATAACATCCTCGCGTTACTGCCAGAGCAGAAACAGACGTTGCTATTTTCAGCGACGTTCCCAGATAAAGTCACGACGTTGGCTAAGCACCTGCTCAGCGATCCTGTTGATGTTCAGCTGCAGAGTGCTGAAGAGAGTACGTTGGTGCAACGCGTGTTCAGTGTTAACAAAGGTGAGAAGACGGCAGTGCTGGCTCATCTTATCAAGCAGCATCAGTGGCGTCAGACCTTGATATTCGTGAATGCGAAGAACGCCTGTAATCATCTCGCTCAGAAACTCTCAAAACGCGGCATCACCGCGGAAGTCTTTCATGGTGACAAAGGGCAGGGCGCTCGTACTCGTGTGCTTGACGGGTTCAAGTCTGGAGAGATTCAAGTGCTGATTGCTACTGATATCGCCGCACGTGGCCTTGATATAGAGAAGCTCCCTGTCGTTATCAATTTTGACCTTCCCCGTAGTCCTGCTGACTATATGCATCGTATTGGACGAAGTGGTCGCGCAGGGGAAGTCGGTTTAGGGTTATCTTTGATTGATTACGATGATTACCATCATTTCAAGGTGATCGAAAAGAAAAATAAGTTCCGATTGGAGCGTGAGCAGGTGGCAGGTTTTGAAGTGGACGATGATCAAAGCGAAGCCTACTTCTTGCCTATGAGACCACAGCCAGCGCCTGCTGGAACGGGAAAAAAGAAGAAGAAAAAACGCAATCAGTTAGAAATGTAG
- a CDS encoding VF530 family DNA-binding protein, with amino-acid sequence MMTDEERIELQQNNPLHGLKLETMLQELVDFYGWDILDAAMRFNCFNTKPSIASSVKYLKKTEWAREKLENFYLYRFKRMPRASAEEYELPPRARTFRHGLEPKEPMPLTVDSILKSQAKAASAFKQRSSRGRSPRR; translated from the coding sequence ATGATGACTGACGAAGAAAGAATCGAACTGCAACAAAACAACCCACTGCACGGGTTAAAGCTAGAAACAATGTTGCAGGAGTTAGTGGATTTTTATGGCTGGGACATTTTAGATGCCGCAATGCGCTTCAACTGCTTTAACACCAAGCCATCCATTGCCAGTAGTGTGAAGTATTTGAAGAAAACCGAATGGGCAAGAGAAAAGTTAGAAAACTTCTACCTTTACCGATTTAAACGCATGCCGCGCGCAAGCGCAGAAGAATACGAATTGCCGCCAAGAGCACGCACTTTCCGCCACGGTCTTGAGCCTAAAGAGCCGATGCCGCTCACTGTGGATTCTATTTTGAAATCACAAGCGAAAGCAGCGTCTGCCTTTAAACAGCGGTCTTCTCGCGGACGTTCGCCACGTCGATAA
- the cyaB gene encoding class IV adenylate cyclase, with protein MSDDHFCGKYEVELKYRLESKAHFLAALEQIPHEVMLEDNIESDWYFDTPDSALEAQQKSVCIRTMSPSGIKLWIVKGPEADRCEATNITDERSALSMLNTMGYEVTLQATKKRSIYFVGKFHITVDVLEGLGDFAEFAIMTDDESKLAGYKAELETLASRFGLTATALQTKSYKQMLLEGKKSEH; from the coding sequence ATGTCTGATGATCATTTCTGTGGGAAATATGAGGTGGAGCTTAAATATCGTCTCGAGTCCAAAGCCCATTTCTTAGCGGCTTTAGAACAGATCCCTCATGAAGTGATGCTTGAAGATAACATTGAGTCGGATTGGTATTTTGATACGCCGGATAGCGCACTCGAAGCACAGCAAAAGAGCGTATGTATACGGACTATGTCACCGTCAGGTATCAAGCTTTGGATCGTCAAGGGGCCAGAAGCTGACCGATGTGAAGCAACTAACATCACGGATGAGCGCAGTGCGTTGAGTATGCTTAATACCATGGGTTACGAAGTTACCTTGCAAGCAACTAAAAAGAGAAGCATCTACTTCGTTGGTAAATTTCATATCACTGTTGATGTTTTAGAGGGGCTGGGTGATTTTGCAGAATTCGCCATTATGACGGATGACGAATCGAAGCTTGCGGGCTATAAAGCAGAGCTTGAAACTTTGGCAAGCCGATTTGGGTTAACAGCGACTGCGTTGCAGACAAAGTCTTATAAACAGATGCTACTGGAAGGTAAAAAGAGTGAACATTAA
- a CDS encoding GNAT family N-acetyltransferase, with protein MKVRNAVRTDIVDLLRLNYQIGVLHFENAPESFVEPTSEERAFLLSALDNPSRLFVVAEVDDEIVGFITATVTQNEAIPFLVKTPICRIGTLVVDEGIRATGVGTRLVAHCTQWAESQGATQIRLEVMAFNKAAQAFYAKLGFTEQSKMMWKAV; from the coding sequence ATTAAGGTAAGGAACGCCGTCAGGACAGATATTGTCGATCTATTGCGCTTGAACTATCAAATTGGTGTACTGCATTTTGAAAACGCCCCAGAGTCGTTCGTTGAACCTACCTCTGAAGAGAGAGCATTCTTGCTTAGCGCTTTAGATAATCCATCCCGGCTTTTTGTTGTCGCAGAAGTTGATGACGAGATTGTTGGGTTTATTACGGCAACGGTGACTCAGAACGAAGCGATACCGTTTTTAGTCAAGACGCCCATTTGCCGTATAGGCACCCTTGTTGTGGATGAGGGGATTAGAGCGACTGGGGTTGGTACACGCTTGGTGGCGCATTGTACCCAGTGGGCGGAGTCTCAAGGAGCAACCCAAATCAGGCTAGAAGTGATGGCGTTTAATAAAGCCGCACAAGCGTTCTACGCAAAGTTGGGTTTCACAGAGCAATCAAAAATGATGTGGAAAGCGGTTTGA